The Thioalkalivibrio nitratireducens DSM 14787 DNA segment TCCATCGACCCCTGAGCCCCGTAATGAAAACCAAGTTGGATAGGGATCCGCGGATACTGGTCACCCCAGTGGCATGAATCACCACCCCCTGCCTCGCAAGTGACTCGTACCCCTCAAGAACGCGTCACCATCTACACCCCCGGCTCCGCCCTGCGCCAGCCGTCGCGCCTGCTCGCGGACATGTTCCGCGACATCTGGCGTGGCCGCGGGCTGGCCTGGCGGCTCGCGGTGCGCGACATCAGCGCCCAGTACCGGCAGGCCGCGCTGGGCCTGATGTGGGCGCTGATCCTGCCGCTCGCGAACACCGCCGTGTGGATCTTCCTGAACAGCTCCGGCATCGTGCAGGTGAGCGAAACGCCGCTGCCCTACGCCGTGTACGTGTTCACCGGCACCATGCTC contains these protein-coding regions:
- a CDS encoding ABC transporter permease, whose product is MFRDIWRGRGLAWRLAVRDISAQYRQAALGLMWALILPLANTAVWIFLNSSGIVQVSETPLPYAVYVFTGTMLWAIFMDAMNAPLQQATAAKAMLIERMGS